Proteins co-encoded in one Scylla paramamosain isolate STU-SP2022 unplaced genomic scaffold, ASM3559412v1 Contig4, whole genome shotgun sequence genomic window:
- the LOC135096409 gene encoding uncharacterized protein K02A2.6-like isoform X2, with amino-acid sequence MPSAHAFTKLYMTYIHQIDHGGIDSTLATLQSRFWVPGARRILKSIKKKCVMCRRFERNIEDQCMGQVSTERMKPSPPFYHTVVDLFGPFVIKDAVRRRVRGKCFGIIFTCLDSRAVHLDITENYSTETFLGSLRRFVSNRGYPQTIHSDNGTQLVAANKELREVAKDLDLDVVSRFGNSNGIQWSFNKSSDAPWLNGACESLIRLVKNGISKSIGDGILTFSELQTVVYEVANLLNSRPIGIKPGYDVELGIYLCPNDLLLGHNNMGVSPGILSNDVGSKVRMDFIQSIVSSFWKRWQRDYFPTLLVRQKWHVERRNMKPGDIVIVQDSNPIRGKWRLAQVTKVEQGRDGKVREVQLRYKLCKDGADYKGVRDKTMCRSVHRLVVLLPVEEL; translated from the coding sequence ATGCCTTCTGCCCATGCTTTCACAAAATTATACATGACATATATTCATCAGATTGATCATGGGGGAATAGACTCCACACTAGCAACGCTACAGTCAAGGTTTTGGGTCCCAGGAGCTAGGAGAATattaaaatcaataaagaaaaaatgcgtGATGTGTAGAAGATTTGAAAGAAACATTGAGGATCAATGCATGGGCCAAGTCAGTACTGAACGTATGAAGCCATCACCTCCATTCTACCACACTGTTGTTGACTTGTTTGGCCCGTTTGTTATAAAGGATGCTGTTAGACGCAGAGTTCGTGGGAAATGCTTTGGGATTATTTTCACTTGCTTGGATTCAAGGGCAGTGCACCTGGACATCACTGAAAACTACAGCACTGAGACGTTCTTGGGTAGTTTGAGGAGATTTGTTAGTAACAGGGGTTATCCACAAACCATTCATTCAGACAATGGCACACAGCTGGTTGCTGCTAACAAGGAGCTACGCGAGGTAGCTAAAGATTTGGATTTAGATGTCGTATCCAGATTTGGAAACAGTAATGGTATACAGTGGTCATTCAACAAGTCCAGTGATGCCCCATGGTTGAATGGCGCTTGTGAAAGCTTGATTAGACTTGTGAAGAATGGCATATCAAAATCCATAGGAGATGGCATTCTCACTTTCAGTGAACTTCAGACTGTGGTGTATGAAGTGGCTAACCTGTTGAACAGTAGACCAATTGGCATTAAACCAGGATATGATGTTGAATTGGGAATATATTTATGTCCAAACGATTTGCTATTAGGACACAATAACATGGGAGTGTCTCCTGGCATACTTAGCAATGATGTAGGTTCAAAGGTTAGAATGGATTTTATACAAAGTATAGTAAGCTCCTTTTGGAAAAGGTGGCAACGGGATTATTTTCCTACACTGCTTGTGAGACAGAAATGGCATGTggaaaggaggaatatgaaACCAGGAGATATAGTGATTGTCCAAGACTCCAATCCCATCAGGGGCAAGTGGAGACTGGCTCAGGTTACTAAAGTAGAGCAGGGCAGAGATGGCAAAGTAAGAGAAGTTCAGTTAAGGTACAAATTATGTAAAGATGGTGCTGACTATAAGGGTGTTAGGGATAAAACAATGTGTAGATCTGTTCACAGACTGGTGGTATTACTTCCTGTAGAAGAATTGTAA